The DNA region acacatacatactacacacatacatacaaacacacatactatacacatACTAAATACATACTactacacaaatacaaacacacatactatacacacagCAAAATTTCATGTATGGTCTTTGTGTATGTTCATATTCATTTTTTACtttggcactcacacacacacacacacacacaaagttaccTGAGCACCCAGGTCCGGGGTAGCCAGCAGGACACTCACAGGTGTctggggccacacacacaccggagtTCAGACATGGGGGCCCACACGTGGCTACAAATGGAGAAGAGACAGGGATTTCATATACTGGATCTCTCATTCACTTAACCAAAATAtttaaaggcaaaaaaggttttTACAAGAAAATGATACTGGTAGTCACATATCTCAATACCATTATATTTTTTTGAAGATTTCAGTTTAAATTGAAAGTCAGTTACCAAGGAAGTTTTCCTTAACCTTTCAGTGCACAGTGGTAAAGTTCATTGAACTACCAGCATTGtctttttttaagtttttaCGTCTCACTCAGTGCCTCTTGGCTTTCTCATGACAAACATTCTGCCTGTAATTTAGAGAAGGTGATTGGTTAAGATGGGTTCATGGGTGTGGTTGGTTGCCGCTGACACTCACGCTGGCATTTGTTTGATTGGTCGGTGCGTTGCTGGTATCCTTCCCTGCATGAGCAGTTAAAACCACCAGGGagattcacacacacctgctcacagCCTCCTCCATACAGAGCACACTCATCTACAtctgtaaacaaaaacacacacacacacttttcaaacttttcaagcacacacacacacactgccaaaaaACACAGATATAATATAAACACtttacgcacacaaacacactgccgAACACAAATTCTACTGTAGACTGTAGTCTATTTAAATCTACAATAACGTATATACTTCTGATCTTAACAGACACAAACCATAAATAATCTTCCAATAAAACATTTCCTACATAGGAATGATCATCCTACCCACCATTCTACAAAGCATATAGAGTCATACTGGTACCTCGACAAGTCCTCCCATTAGACTCCAATTCCCATCCTGCTTTGCATCTACATTGAACATGCCCCTCAGGCCCCGTTGAGCAGAAATGGTCGCATCCCCCATTTCTTAGTGCGCAGGATGACACAtctgcatgcaaacacacacacaaatataaatgtAATATGTTATCAAAAATTATAGTAGTCTTCATGGGTAACTTGGAATATTTTCATCAACATGCCCCAACATCATATTGACACAGACATGCACTATTTCTACAAAGCAGTCGCAAAATACAACAACACTGAGGTTTGATGCATGATGTTGGCAATACATACACTCattgcacatatgcacatatgcacacacacacacacacacacacacacacgtactgacGCAGGTGGAGTTGTCTCGGCCAAGCAGCAAAGGGGTGGGGCAGTGGCAGGTGTATCCACCAGGTGAGTTTTTGCACTCATGAGAGCAGCCAGCATTCTCCAGCTCACACTCGTCAATatctgcaatacacacacacacacacacacatacacacacacacacacactcagacacgtacacacacacacacacacaaacatacatacatttaataTCTTTAACAGCACTACAGTAATATGTTGTGAAAACATAATCGTACGGCATACATTAGAACAAGGATGGAACTATAAATGTAATTGTTGGTGTTGGTACGGCGTTGACCCCTCCACTGACCCACACAGCTGTGTCTATCGATGTGGATTTGGTATCCTTTGTGGCAAGAGCAGGAGAAGGAGCCCAGTGTGTTGGTGCAGGTCTGATCACACACATTGATCTGAGCACACTCATCCACatctggagagagaggaaagatgatcaagtgtgtgtgtatgtgtgtatttttgtcacTAACTGTGTGACTACATGGAGTCagttcagtttgtgtgtgtgtgtgtgtgtggatatttaCCAGTACAGTTGTGCAGATTTTCAGTCAGTATGTGACCATCATTGCAGCTGCAACTGTAAGATCCCAGCTGGTTGGTGCAGATATGTTCACATCCACCGTTGTGAAGGGTGCACTCATCAACATCTAATCCCccacaccaacaacaacaaacaacaacaatcaaCAAATGTGTATGATGACAAACAGTACCCattcctctctcccacacacacacacacaaactaagtTTACCGAAGCAAGAGTGTCCATCTCCAACGTAACCTTGGTGACACTGACAGAAGTAAGAACCAATAACGTTTCCACAGCGAGCGTTTACATCACACCCATGGTCACCCGACAAACACTCATTGACATCtgtagagaaagagtgaggaggaaaggagaactGAGTGTGTAGATATGTTCTGATAACTCTAGTTTGGGAAATGTGCTTATTTGCTGTCtaacccagagttagataagaagATACCCTTCCCTTCTCTGTGCGTACAATAACCCAGTCTAAAAacattagcctagcttagcataattcactgaaaGCATgttagaccagttagcctattTTTAGCTATAGGTTAACTGGCAGGTCACAAATCTGTCACAGCAAATGTCATACACTGCTACTACTCATGATGATTTTCTGTGTACTGGTGAAACACTGTCTTGTCACCATTCTACAACCAACAGATTGTTGAAAGCACTTAATATGCATAATAGCCCAATATAATGTTGTGTAATATATAATCTACTAGTCTCTTCTTCTGTTTGTGTATGGTCACTAAGGCCTGTGGCATTGTGGTGTGTCTGCTCTTATATTAACATGTACATCATACTGTCCTTAACTACTTCACTCATTGTATACAGTTTTATTTATGAGTCACGTCTTATGATTGTGTGTGGATGGAAGATTATGGCTGTGTGTTTCTATGAGAGCATTGTTTGCTTCTATACCTTCGCAGTGTGTTCCGTTGCCTCGGTAACCCCGCTGGCACACGCACTTGTAGCTCCCCAGAGTGTTCTGACACACACCctcgccagcacacacacccggGATCTCACTGCACTCGTCCGCATCTACACGGAGGAGGGGGTGTGAAAAGATGGATAAAAATAgagtgtgaggaggagagaatgaaaaaagaaagaaagaaaattagGGAAAGGACAACCATCCACTGACTGATGTCCAGTCTCATAAATACATATTCTTGTACAGGAGGACAAACACCAGATACCACAAATGCAGTAgccaagcaagcaagcaagctaatcttcACATGAACAGAGGCATAGCAATTCCCAAGgaaaatgtaatcaaatgtatacAATGTGCTTTAGTTAAGAGTGTGAAGGGAACCGTTTACCTGTGCACACTTTGTAGTCTGGACAGTAGCCACCTGAGGGACAGAGATGTTCAGCCTGAAGCAAGTGGGTTAATGCAAGCAAGCTCTGATCCGCAGACaaatggatgcacacacacacacacactcactcactcacactcacactcactcacacacacacacacacacacacacacacacaggcaaatatGACGGTAGACCACAACCCTCAAAGAAATATATCTTGCAGGTTGCAGCATGTTAACATGTAAGCATGTAAGCAAGCTTTAGTGGACCGAACCAAACATGcatttatttcacacacacaccaaaaactcACCAATGCAAGCAGAGGAGTCCTCTTTAAAGCCAGCCACACAATCACACCTGTAACTTCCCTCTGtgttgacacacacatttccaaacTCCCTCCGACAGCGCTCCTCAAAGCTGCACTCATcaacatctgacacacacacacacacacacacataaaaaagggTGATGGGGGGCAAGATTACAGGACAAGTATTACAGATTAAAGGATATCCAAGGAGATAACTTAACAGCaattcattttcagtcagacTATTTCAAAGAGCACAGATACCTATTTGAAAACAAAGAGGGAAGATCCTTTCAAGTAGgattataaacaaacacaaagcctTTTTTTCAGTTTAATTGATCTGGTGCTGAACTTTTAATTTTGAAACTTGCTCCTCTTTCATTTAACctacatcatgtgtgtgtgtgtgtgtatgtgcgtgtatgtttgtgtgtgtgtgtgtgtgtgtgtgttctcaatttcagcacacacacatggatgtggGGACTGACCGACACAGGCCTTTCCGTTCAAGGCCAGCACGTATCCCTCTGGACAGGCGCAGGAGAACGAGCCCAGTGTGTTCTTACAGGTGGCGCCACCCCCACAGGCCTGGAGCCCTGTTATTGCAGCTAGCGCACACTCATCTATGTCTGCATGCGAAtgcatgcacaaaacacacacacacacacacatcatatatatatatatatatatatatatatatatatatagaatatagagtatgtatacttaatacttatactatatGTACTAAATCACATATTTCAACCTGAGCATGCAACCGTAATAATAGTAAGTACAAAGACATCTGACCAGCAACCACGCACAAAATAATGATTATGACAGGAACACATGtgcaataaacaaacacagagacattcTCTCACCCTGGCATCCTCCTGGGCCCTTCAGGAAACCACGGAAACAGTGGCAGAGGTAGGAACCTGGCGTGTTTGTGCAATTGGCATGGGAACCACAAGGATCAGGTTCCATCCCACTCCCATCCCAGGTTCCATCACACTCATCCACATCTAACAGCAAGACAGAGACAACCCTATAATTATGTTTTGACTGTATAtgccagagagagaagggaggggtgggttgtgtgggtgtttgagtgtataagtataagtatatatacttttttgatcctgtgagggaaatttggtctctgcatttatcccaatcggtgaattagtgaaacacaaacagcacacagtgaacacacagtgaggtgaagcacacactaatcccggcgcagtgagctgcctgctacaacggcggcgctcagggagcagtgaggggttaggtgccttgctcaagggcacttcagccgcggcccactggtcggggctcgaacctgcaaccctccggttacaagtccagagtgctaaccagtgggccacggctgcccaaagtGTGTGTAATACTGTGCATGTgctcgtgtgcgtgtgtgtatgtgtgtgtgtgtttcagctggATTCATTGGAGCGTTTTGTGagaatggcgtgtgtgtgtgtgtgtgtgcgtggtgtgtaaATCTACCGTGACATTCTCCTGTCTTTTTTAGGGTGAAGCCTTCTGGACAGGAGCAGTTCCCATCCTCCCCTCTCACCTGGTTGCCTGGGCAACTAATGGCAGcagtggagtggggtggggttgtgggTGAGGGagctacagagaaagagagagagagaaaactttaCATGTGGCTATAATGTGGCTGGTGAGGTTGTAATCAATTCAGTGATTCACTCACATGTTGTCAAGTCTTGCTTGGTTTCACTCAGATTGGACACTGCATTGTCAATCTATAAATTGAAAAAGTAGTCCAGTCTTACACACAGAAAGTtaaagtatgcacacacatttaaacaaatACGTAGAGTATATGAAAACACATCATGTAGATTCATATCTTGGTAGTTCAATGTAGTGTGCAGAGAAtgaaacctttaaaatctcacCTCACtcttggtgatggtggtgggagTGTGCTTCAGAATTTCATTCTCATTTTGAGAAGACACGACCACAGTCATGAAAATCAGTTGAagtagacacacaaacacagtgtccATATCTATCTGTAACATGAAACACAGACAAcaatgcgcgcgcacacacacacacacacacacacacacaaacacacgcacacacaacatacacacagagtgatGTACAATTTAACATGCATCCAGCTAAAAGGTTCTGCGGGCCCTGTCCAACTGCAGGTTCCTGAAATCACCCATCACGTAGTATTGCATACACTCACTCAATATCTTACTGCTATCACAACCTGTTCAGTTCTCAAAAACAGTATTTTACTGACACTCAGAAAATTCCTAGAGAGCAGTTgtagtttgtgaaagtagccctATGCATGCCAATGGTTGCCGTGTGAAGGGTGGGAGCAGGCCTGTGCATTTATGGACCCCCAGGCCACAGAAGTCTAGCAGGTCAGAACATGATGGTTGAAGGCACACAAAGGATCAAAGGGTCAAAGATTTGCATGCAGACAGATGAAAGACAATGGGGAGGTTTACATGTACCTGATACACCCACCAAAAACTGTTAGAGTAAATACATTATGTTCATAGACAAAGACACATAACCACAACAAGCATTCCGTTAAGCATTCAGTTCCTtacagggagagacagagtgaatgagagagtgagctCTAGAGAGAGAAGAAGCAATGTTCTCACCTGATAGATCACCACGACTGCACTCTGTCAGCGCGAAACCGCTCTGCTCTGGAGTCGGGGGTAGGCTGAGCCCCTGTAATCCACATCCTGTTGTGGAATTTCCACTTCCCATTCCCACATTCCCATATTCCCGGAAGAGGTGCATTAAAGCTACAAGTCCGTTATCTTCAAAGAGAACCTCAGACCCGCGCAGGACAACTTCAAGGCAGATCTCATACTCCAGAGTAGAAAAACTCTGAAGACATGGAAAGCAGCCTGGATGGTCACGGAGCTATCGATTTACTGATAGAAACTCATAGAAACGTCACACTAGGCTACTTCACGGGAATGTAAGGTTTCTTTACTTGCCTGTTGTGTAAAGCCTTGCCGGTCACCACTCAGAGAGTTGTTAGTGGTGGTCAGCATCACAAAACGTCTGTGCTACTATGACATGACAGAGAGAATGAATACATCCATGGACTGTTGTGTTGCTGGACTGGACTGTTGTTGGCTAAACAGATGCGATACGATAAAGCGCTACAATAGCCTTAAAAAAGGTGATGTGATCATCATGATGTGGGCAACGATAGGCCTACGATATTATTGCAATTCTTCATAATATTTTATGATAGGCCGACAGCAagtattattattttgatttatttCCTCCATATAGGCAAAAACTAAAAAGAAAAGGCtttgaaacataggcctatggtaGCCTATTGTGGACGCAATTAGATGTACCAAAATAAGatcataatattaataaatgaaAGTTGTGATAGTTAACACCCTTGTATTTATATAATATCACAAGGATAAATatgcaagaaagaaaaaaaacatcaatagcCTACTTTCTCCTACCTATATTAAACAATAGGCCtattttcagct from Alosa alosa isolate M-15738 ecotype Scorff River chromosome 9, AALO_Geno_1.1, whole genome shotgun sequence includes:
- the si:ch211-221n20.8 gene encoding neurogenic locus notch homolog protein 1 isoform X2; its protein translation is MDTVFVCLLQLIFMTVVVSSQNENEILKHTPTTITKSEIDNAVSNLSETKQDLTTSPSPTTPPHSTAAISCPGNQVRGEDGNCSCPEGFTLKKTGECHDVDECDGTWDGSGMEPDPCGSHANCTNTPGSYLCHCFRGFLKGPGGCQDIDECALAAITGLQACGGGATCKNTLGSFSCACPEGYVLALNGKACVDVDECSFEERCRREFGNVCVNTEGSYRCDCVAGFKEDSSACIGGYCPDYKVCTDADECSEIPGVCAGEGVCQNTLGSYKCVCQRGYRGNGTHCEDVNECLSGDHGCDVNARCGNVIGSYFCQCHQGYVGDGHSCFDVDECTLHNGGCEHICTNQLGSYSCSCNDGHILTENLHNCTDVDECAQINVCDQTCTNTLGSFSCSCHKGYQIHIDRHSCVDIDECELENAGCSHECKNSPGGYTCHCPTPLLLGRDNSTCVNVSSCALRNGGCDHFCSTGPEGHVQCRCKAGWELESNGRTCRDVDECALYGGGCEQVCVNLPGGFNCSCREGYQQRTDQSNKCQPTCGPPCLNSGVCVAPDTCECPAGYPGPGCSAMCSPPCANGGTCMRWNMCLCPEGWTGQGCHTAVCSLPCANGGRCVSPDVCQCPSDYTGPQCLTPMCTPPCKNGGRCVDINKCSCTGGWQGSRCQIEPVRCLKACQNGGVCAGVNRCRCPAGYIGMFCENALMTPCVPPCKHGGTCSPHNTCSCPTGTSGGRCEKLLCPVVTMVVSTARGVRKPTRESYVDRCGPLGVQLCTKYRINQARVYLQAYKVGYKIQCPQKGGQA
- the si:ch211-221n20.8 gene encoding neurogenic locus notch homolog protein 1 isoform X1, encoding MHLFREYGNVGMGSGNSTTGCGLQGLSLPPTPEQSGFALTECSRGDLSDMDTVFVCLLQLIFMTVVVSSQNENEILKHTPTTITKSEIDNAVSNLSETKQDLTTSPSPTTPPHSTAAISCPGNQVRGEDGNCSCPEGFTLKKTGECHDVDECDGTWDGSGMEPDPCGSHANCTNTPGSYLCHCFRGFLKGPGGCQDIDECALAAITGLQACGGGATCKNTLGSFSCACPEGYVLALNGKACVDVDECSFEERCRREFGNVCVNTEGSYRCDCVAGFKEDSSACIGGYCPDYKVCTDADECSEIPGVCAGEGVCQNTLGSYKCVCQRGYRGNGTHCEDVNECLSGDHGCDVNARCGNVIGSYFCQCHQGYVGDGHSCFDVDECTLHNGGCEHICTNQLGSYSCSCNDGHILTENLHNCTDVDECAQINVCDQTCTNTLGSFSCSCHKGYQIHIDRHSCVDIDECELENAGCSHECKNSPGGYTCHCPTPLLLGRDNSTCVNVSSCALRNGGCDHFCSTGPEGHVQCRCKAGWELESNGRTCRDVDECALYGGGCEQVCVNLPGGFNCSCREGYQQRTDQSNKCQPTCGPPCLNSGVCVAPDTCECPAGYPGPGCSAMCSPPCANGGTCMRWNMCLCPEGWTGQGCHTAVCSLPCANGGRCVSPDVCQCPSDYTGPQCLTPMCTPPCKNGGRCVDINKCSCTGGWQGSRCQIEPVRCLKACQNGGVCAGVNRCRCPAGYIGMFCENALMTPCVPPCKHGGTCSPHNTCSCPTGTSGGRCEKLLCPVVTMVVSTARGVRKPTRESYVDRCGPLGVQLCTKYRINQARVYLQAYKVGYKIQCPQKGGQA